A genomic segment from Peribacillus sp. ACCC06369 encodes:
- a CDS encoding YtxH domain-containing protein, with protein sequence MTQTTIETQSNSKLLKGILIGGLVGGALTLLDSNTRNKVKRSAVLLKDNSMNMIEQVKENPSEMKEQMVSGVKGATETIKEAINDVETLYETVNEDVVGKVSEVKDISTNALGTAKDATSELKDISSKVVVAGKQLKETPSQSLKSDNKKGEKESDEVVTKSGLSNKKSISSNF encoded by the coding sequence ATGACTCAAACAACTATCGAAACTCAATCGAATAGCAAACTATTAAAAGGGATTCTAATCGGGGGACTTGTTGGTGGTGCGTTAACCTTGCTTGACTCCAACACAAGAAATAAAGTGAAGCGTTCAGCCGTCCTTTTAAAAGACAACTCCATGAATATGATTGAACAGGTTAAGGAAAATCCCAGCGAAATGAAGGAACAGATGGTATCAGGAGTCAAAGGGGCAACAGAGACGATTAAAGAAGCCATCAACGACGTTGAAACCTTATATGAAACTGTCAATGAAGACGTGGTGGGTAAAGTTTCCGAAGTAAAGGATATCTCCACTAATGCCCTTGGTACAGCTAAGGACGCCACAAGTGAATTAAAAGACATCAGTTCAAAAGTGGTCGTTGCCGGTAAACAACTGAAAGAAACGCCATCACAATCATTGAAATCCGATAATAAAAAAGGTGAAAAAGAGAGTGATGAAGTCGTTACCAAATCAGGTTTATCCAATAAAAAATCCATTTCATCCAACTTTTAA
- a CDS encoding ABC transporter permease, with protein sequence MQNKISRNIYFIPYVLWIALFVIAPILLILYYSFFDIEGNLSLINYQKFFTPVYLKMTLSSFWYAFLITGISLLVAYPTAYLLTKTKHKQLWLLLIIVPSWINLLLKAYAFIGIFGTYGVANGFLEAVGIGKQQILFTDFSFIFVSVYIFIPFMILPIFNALDKMNPTLLDAANDLGASRWMTFRRVIFPLTLDGVKTGCQVVFIPALSLFMLTRLIAGNRVITLGTAIEQHFLVTQDWGMGSTIAVFLIIIMFLIMFVTGNRKQGV encoded by the coding sequence ATGCAGAATAAAATATCCCGGAATATTTACTTCATACCCTATGTCTTATGGATTGCTTTATTCGTGATTGCACCCATTTTGTTAATCCTTTACTATTCCTTCTTTGACATTGAAGGCAATCTCTCTTTGATTAACTATCAAAAGTTCTTTACGCCAGTATATTTAAAAATGACTTTAAGTTCATTTTGGTATGCTTTCCTGATTACGGGAATATCCCTTTTAGTGGCTTACCCGACAGCATATCTATTAACGAAAACCAAGCATAAGCAGTTGTGGCTTTTGTTGATTATCGTACCTTCCTGGATCAATTTACTTTTGAAAGCTTATGCCTTCATTGGTATTTTTGGCACGTATGGTGTGGCGAATGGTTTTCTGGAGGCTGTAGGGATTGGAAAGCAGCAGATTCTCTTTACGGATTTCAGCTTCATCTTCGTTTCGGTTTATATTTTCATCCCGTTTATGATTTTACCGATATTCAATGCGCTTGATAAAATGAATCCAACCCTTTTGGATGCGGCCAACGACTTGGGAGCGTCCCGATGGATGACATTCCGCCGCGTCATTTTTCCATTGACGTTAGATGGTGTGAAGACGGGATGCCAGGTAGTCTTCATCCCGGCACTTTCATTGTTCATGCTTACAAGGCTGATTGCCGGTAACCGCGTCATTACGCTTGGTACGGCTATCGAGCAGCACTTCCTTGTGACACAGGATTGGGGCATGGGTTCCACTATCGCGGTATTTTTGATTATTATAATGTTCCTGATTATGTTTGTAACGGGTAACCGAAAGCAGGGTGTGTAA
- a CDS encoding protoporphyrinogen oxidase: MKTIVVVGGGITGLSTMYYLQKTAKANSLSVRLILIEGNEKLGGKIRTVHDGPFKIEAGADSIVARKQNIVPFLEELNLEDQVVYNATGKSFIHTDGMLKGIPEDALFGIPMSLESLAKSDLVSAQGKVDALKDFYTKNETFTKNDSIGLFLESFLGKELVEKQISPVLSGVYSGKLNELTIAKTLPEMLDYKNEYGSIIRGLSENKQKYQSKGNRKFLSFKNGLSALIERIEESLDMVEILKGIKAEKIRKNDQGYIISLANGETLETDFIVLSTPHTAAQKLLGDRELDQVFAGLINSSMISVYLGFDIPDSKLPKDGTGFIAGDNSDLICNACTWTSRKWEHTSENSQLLVRLFYKSSSPEYERLRSLTNQELIQVALRDIKKSLSISGTPITSEVTKWHENMPNYHIKHPQIVQSLEAKISENYPNVLLAGCSYNGVGIPDCIADGEKKAQEICLKL, from the coding sequence ATGAAAACAATCGTAGTCGTAGGTGGAGGCATTACCGGTTTATCAACCATGTATTATTTACAAAAAACGGCTAAAGCGAACAGTCTCTCCGTACGATTGATATTAATAGAAGGAAATGAGAAATTAGGCGGTAAAATCAGGACAGTGCATGATGGTCCTTTTAAAATCGAAGCGGGTGCCGATTCGATTGTCGCAAGGAAGCAAAATATAGTACCATTTCTTGAAGAATTGAACCTAGAGGACCAAGTTGTCTATAATGCGACGGGAAAATCATTTATCCATACGGATGGCATGCTGAAGGGAATCCCGGAAGATGCCTTATTCGGAATTCCAATGAGCCTGGAGTCCCTGGCGAAAAGTGATCTGGTTTCCGCACAAGGGAAGGTCGACGCCTTAAAGGATTTCTATACAAAAAATGAGACGTTTACGAAAAATGACTCAATCGGTTTATTCCTTGAAAGTTTCTTAGGTAAGGAATTGGTGGAAAAACAGATATCACCTGTCCTATCGGGCGTTTATTCAGGGAAATTAAATGAATTGACCATTGCCAAAACACTGCCTGAGATGCTGGATTATAAAAATGAATATGGCAGCATAATACGCGGTTTATCGGAAAATAAGCAGAAATACCAAAGCAAGGGAAATAGGAAGTTCCTTTCGTTTAAAAATGGCTTATCGGCATTGATTGAACGTATTGAGGAGAGCCTCGATATGGTGGAAATTTTAAAAGGGATCAAGGCAGAAAAAATTAGAAAGAATGATCAGGGGTATATCATTTCATTGGCAAACGGTGAAACGCTGGAAACGGACTTCATTGTTTTGAGTACACCGCATACAGCTGCCCAGAAACTATTGGGTGATCGGGAGTTGGATCAAGTCTTCGCTGGCTTGATCAATAGTTCAATGATTAGCGTTTATCTTGGATTCGATATCCCGGACAGTAAGCTTCCTAAAGACGGGACTGGTTTCATTGCAGGTGATAATAGTGATTTGATCTGTAATGCATGTACCTGGACAAGCCGGAAATGGGAGCATACTTCTGAAAACAGTCAGCTTTTAGTAAGGCTTTTTTATAAAAGCTCAAGTCCGGAATATGAACGATTACGGTCCCTTACAAACCAGGAATTAATTCAGGTGGCTTTACGCGACATTAAAAAAAGTTTAAGTATTTCTGGGACTCCAATTACAAGTGAAGTGACGAAATGGCATGAAAATATGCCAAACTACCATATAAAACATCCTCAAATCGTTCAATCCCTGGAGGCGAAAATCTCCGAGAATTATCCGAATGTTTTACTTGCGGGCTGTTCATACAATGGTGTTGGAATCCCGGACTGTATTGCAGATGGCGAAAAGAAAGCGCAAGAGATTTGTCTGAAGCTGTAA
- a CDS encoding MarR family transcriptional regulator: protein MTNEKVSELIDRYMKVSFYVNKMGELLIKDQICDVLTNEQYYTLRFIEQQRLCTSTEISDAFYINKSAVTSNINRLEGKGLIEREQDLVDRRVFHLKLSKEGKALLQETENKIHKLVESIMTKFDYEEIVRFLDTYEKLAQIFIQMKNEEWEEI, encoded by the coding sequence ATGACTAATGAAAAAGTTTCCGAATTGATTGATCGATATATGAAAGTCTCCTTCTATGTAAATAAGATGGGGGAACTTTTAATAAAAGATCAGATTTGTGATGTGCTGACGAACGAACAATACTATACTTTACGGTTCATTGAACAACAACGATTATGTACTTCGACGGAAATCAGTGATGCCTTTTATATTAATAAGAGTGCCGTCACTTCCAATATCAACAGGCTGGAAGGCAAAGGATTGATAGAACGGGAACAGGACCTGGTTGACCGGAGGGTCTTTCACTTGAAGCTTTCCAAAGAGGGGAAAGCATTGTTACAGGAAACGGAAAATAAGATTCATAAATTGGTAGAGAGCATCATGACGAAATTCGATTATGAAGAGATCGTTAGATTCCTTGATACATATGAGAAGCTGGCACAAATTTTCATTCAAATGAAGAATGAGGAATGGGAGGAAATATAA
- a CDS encoding ABC transporter ATP-binding protein, with the protein MANGNIIRFDQVTKQFDDDTIVLDNVSFEIERGKFYTLLGPSGCGKTTILRLIAGFTEASKGDIYFEGKRINDVPANKRQVNTVFQDYALFPHLNVFENVAFGLRIKKMKNTEVEKKVKEALSFVNLEGYDKREIREMSGGQRQRVAIARAIVNEPAVILLDEPLSALDLKLRTEMQYELRELQQRLGITFIFVTHDQEEALAMSDEIFVLNKGKIQQSGTPTDIYDEPLNRFVADFIGESNIVKGKMIEDYLVEFVGRQFECVDQGLNSNEAVDIVIRPEDLEITSVDRGKLQVRVDSQLFRGVHYEISCYDHDGNEWLVQSTKKVAVGDEIGLYFDPESIHVMRLGETEEEFDKRLEAYHDGESHAE; encoded by the coding sequence ATGGCAAACGGGAATATAATACGCTTCGATCAGGTTACGAAGCAATTCGATGATGATACGATAGTTCTCGATAATGTTAGTTTTGAAATCGAGAGAGGGAAGTTCTATACGCTCTTGGGTCCTTCCGGCTGTGGGAAGACCACGATCCTTCGCTTGATTGCTGGATTTACGGAGGCATCCAAAGGTGATATTTACTTTGAAGGAAAAAGGATCAATGATGTACCAGCCAATAAAAGGCAAGTAAATACGGTATTTCAAGATTACGCACTTTTTCCGCATTTAAATGTGTTTGAAAATGTAGCATTCGGCCTTCGGATCAAGAAAATGAAAAATACGGAAGTGGAAAAAAAGGTGAAGGAAGCCCTTAGCTTTGTAAATTTGGAGGGTTATGATAAACGGGAGATCAGGGAAATGTCCGGTGGTCAACGGCAAAGGGTAGCGATTGCCAGGGCGATTGTTAATGAACCGGCAGTCATCCTTCTTGATGAACCGCTATCTGCCCTCGATTTGAAATTGCGTACAGAAATGCAATATGAATTGCGGGAGCTGCAACAAAGACTTGGAATCACGTTTATCTTCGTCACTCATGACCAAGAGGAAGCATTAGCGATGTCAGATGAGATTTTTGTCCTTAACAAAGGGAAAATTCAGCAAAGTGGGACCCCTACGGATATTTATGATGAACCGCTGAATCGATTCGTTGCCGATTTCATCGGTGAGTCTAATATTGTAAAAGGAAAAATGATTGAAGATTACCTCGTGGAATTCGTCGGCAGACAGTTCGAATGTGTCGACCAAGGATTGAACAGTAATGAAGCTGTCGATATTGTCATCCGCCCGGAAGATTTAGAGATAACCTCCGTCGATCGCGGAAAACTGCAAGTTCGGGTGGACTCCCAGCTATTTCGTGGTGTTCATTATGAAATCAGCTGTTATGACCATGATGGAAATGAATGGCTTGTCCAATCAACGAAAAAAGTGGCGGTGGGAGATGAAATAGGTCTTTATTTCGATCCAGAATCGATTCATGTCATGCGATTGGGTGAAACTGAAGAAGAATTCGATAAGCGTTTGGAAGCTTATCATGATGGGGAAAGTCATGCAGAATAA
- a CDS encoding peptidylprolyl isomerase, whose product MKLLRSTKAYVWAGSILIIAGIMAFAMISSTDKTMASIDGEKINKDELYDALVAGYGADTLDLLITNKLVELEAEKEGIKIKDEEIQKEIDTMVESYGDEKALKEQLEASGSSMEALKKDIVVYLQTKKLIEPRITVTDDEISTYFEDNKDTFAQAEQVEASHILVEDEKTAKKVAKEIADGGDFAKLAAKYSTDTETADKGGSLGYFGKGDMVDEFEDVAFDLDIDKVSDPVKSDYGYHIIKVTGKKEAKKANLEDSKEVIKETLISERLQEEYPVWLAEVKKDHEITNKLEGSE is encoded by the coding sequence ATGAAACTATTAAGAAGCACGAAGGCATATGTTTGGGCAGGGAGCATTTTAATCATTGCCGGGATCATGGCTTTTGCGATGATTTCGTCCACGGATAAGACAATGGCAAGTATAGATGGTGAGAAAATCAATAAGGATGAGCTGTATGACGCGCTTGTTGCAGGGTACGGAGCAGATACTTTAGACCTGTTAATTACGAATAAATTGGTTGAATTGGAAGCGGAAAAAGAAGGAATTAAAATTAAGGATGAAGAAATCCAGAAAGAAATCGATACGATGGTTGAGTCCTACGGTGATGAAAAGGCATTAAAAGAGCAATTGGAAGCAAGCGGTTCGTCCATGGAAGCCTTGAAAAAGGACATCGTGGTTTATCTGCAAACGAAAAAACTGATTGAACCGAGAATTACCGTGACAGACGATGAAATCAGTACGTATTTTGAGGATAATAAAGATACATTTGCACAAGCGGAACAAGTGGAGGCTAGTCATATTTTAGTCGAAGACGAAAAAACGGCTAAAAAAGTTGCGAAGGAAATTGCAGACGGCGGTGATTTCGCTAAATTGGCAGCTAAATATTCCACTGATACAGAAACGGCAGATAAGGGTGGAAGCTTGGGGTATTTTGGGAAAGGTGATATGGTGGATGAGTTTGAAGATGTTGCCTTTGATCTTGATATCGATAAAGTCAGTGATCCAGTCAAATCCGATTATGGTTACCACATCATAAAGGTAACCGGTAAGAAGGAAGCAAAAAAAGCTAATTTAGAAGACAGTAAAGAAGTGATCAAGGAAACACTGATTTCTGAAAGATTACAAGAGGAATATCCCGTTTGGTTAGCTGAAGTGAAAAAGGACCATGAGATAACGAATAAACTAGAGGGTTCTGAATAA
- a CDS encoding XRE family transcriptional regulator yields MQIGKKIKNLRLKKGLTQEELGERTDLSKGYISQLERDLSSPSIETLFNILEVLGCKPKQFFDEEDHVQKVVYEEEAQTFFIDEERGYQIQWLVPESNEKEMEPIRLTLQEKGEFKQFEPSLSETFGYVLSGRVIVKLGTHAYFVKAGESIYFHASDEHQIINDFKGPSELLLVVTESYL; encoded by the coding sequence ATGCAAATTGGAAAAAAAATTAAGAATCTTCGCTTGAAAAAAGGATTGACCCAGGAAGAATTGGGGGAAAGAACGGATTTAAGCAAAGGGTATATTTCACAGTTAGAAAGGGATCTCAGTTCCCCTTCAATTGAAACTCTTTTCAACATTTTAGAAGTACTCGGCTGTAAGCCGAAGCAGTTCTTCGATGAAGAGGATCACGTCCAAAAAGTGGTGTATGAAGAAGAAGCGCAAACATTTTTCATTGATGAGGAACGAGGGTATCAAATCCAGTGGCTCGTGCCTGAATCGAATGAGAAGGAAATGGAACCGATTCGCTTGACTCTTCAGGAAAAAGGGGAGTTCAAACAATTTGAACCATCCTTGTCGGAAACATTCGGTTATGTATTAAGCGGAAGAGTCATTGTAAAGCTTGGTACTCATGCGTATTTCGTCAAGGCAGGGGAATCGATTTATTTTCATGCTTCAGATGAACATCAAATCATCAATGATTTTAAAGGTCCATCCGAGTTATTGCTAGTGGTGACGGAATCCTACTTGTAG
- a CDS encoding GNAT family N-acetyltransferase, translated as MKVVCPMEQDKEIKTVTLTPYLPEHLHELSQFYLPDTQTPFSALPEESLKYCREDCDRHPIVILVEGIPVGFFVLHIGETITPFTNDKKAILLRGFLVDQKHQGKGVAMKALQILPEFAKGIFPNKDSIILAVDVMNVIAKTLYAKAGYQDTGIQKEGRSGLMEIMEYRLDTMNKDME; from the coding sequence ATGAAAGTGGTGTGCCCAATGGAACAGGACAAGGAAATCAAGACCGTTACCTTAACGCCTTATTTACCGGAACATCTTCACGAGCTTTCCCAGTTTTATTTACCGGATACACAAACCCCTTTTTCAGCTTTGCCCGAAGAGTCACTGAAATATTGCCGGGAAGATTGTGACAGGCATCCTATCGTAATATTGGTTGAGGGTATCCCAGTTGGCTTTTTCGTTTTACATATTGGCGAGACCATCACCCCTTTCACCAACGATAAAAAAGCGATATTACTCCGTGGATTTCTTGTTGATCAAAAGCATCAAGGTAAAGGAGTTGCAATGAAAGCTTTGCAAATCCTTCCGGAATTCGCAAAAGGGATTTTTCCAAACAAGGATTCGATCATTCTGGCAGTGGACGTCATGAACGTGATTGCAAAAACGCTTTATGCGAAAGCGGGGTATCAGGATACAGGGATTCAAAAAGAAGGCAGAAGCGGGTTGATGGAAATAATGGAGTATAGATTAGATACGATGAACAAGGATATGGAATAA
- a CDS encoding ABC transporter substrate-binding protein gives MKRLVQMFLIISLVSALLLYAISRLNSSQGFTSSNTLTIYNWGDYIDTDLIDRFEEETGIKVIYETFDSNEAMMTKIEQGGTTYDIAIPSEYMIDKMRQEDLLVPLDHSKLPNLKNIDERFINLPFDPENKYSVPYFWGTVGIVYNSKMLGGKEITAWADLWDKDLKNEILLTDGAREVIGMGLNSLNYSLNDIDEEHLQEAKSKLDALTPNIKAIVGDESRMLLEAQEAAIGLVWSGVASEIMAENEDLEYVVPKEGSNLWFDNMVIPKTTKNVDAAHQFINFMLDPKVAAQNAEYVSYSTPNKEALKYMPEEVVKDERFYPSPEMTKKLEVYENLGKKNLAHYNELFLEFKMHRK, from the coding sequence ATGAAAAGGCTGGTCCAAATGTTTTTGATCATATCCCTCGTATCCGCTTTGCTGCTATATGCGATTTCCAGATTGAATTCATCGCAGGGGTTTACTAGCAGCAATACGCTTACCATCTATAATTGGGGCGATTACATCGATACGGATCTAATCGACCGTTTTGAAGAAGAAACAGGTATAAAGGTCATTTATGAGACGTTCGATTCCAATGAGGCAATGATGACGAAAATCGAACAGGGCGGTACGACTTATGATATTGCCATTCCGTCTGAGTATATGATCGATAAGATGAGGCAAGAGGACTTACTGGTTCCCTTGGATCATTCCAAGCTACCAAATTTGAAAAATATCGATGAACGATTCATCAATCTGCCATTCGATCCGGAGAATAAATATTCCGTGCCGTATTTTTGGGGAACGGTTGGAATTGTTTACAACTCCAAGATGCTCGGTGGCAAAGAGATAACGGCTTGGGCGGATTTATGGGATAAAGATTTAAAAAATGAAATCCTTTTGACGGATGGGGCTAGAGAAGTGATAGGCATGGGACTGAACTCTTTGAACTATTCATTGAATGATATAGATGAAGAACACCTTCAAGAGGCAAAGTCCAAGCTTGATGCACTCACCCCGAATATTAAAGCGATCGTTGGAGATGAAAGCCGCATGCTATTGGAAGCCCAGGAAGCGGCGATTGGTCTTGTTTGGTCTGGAGTTGCCTCTGAAATAATGGCTGAAAATGAAGATCTCGAATACGTAGTACCAAAAGAGGGGTCCAATTTATGGTTTGATAATATGGTCATCCCGAAAACAACCAAAAATGTCGATGCGGCTCACCAGTTCATCAACTTCATGCTGGACCCGAAAGTTGCAGCACAGAATGCTGAATATGTAAGCTACTCGACACCTAATAAGGAAGCGTTGAAATATATGCCTGAAGAAGTGGTGAAGGATGAACGTTTCTATCCATCACCGGAAATGACAAAGAAACTGGAAGTATACGAAAACCTTGGCAAGAAAAACTTGGCCCATTACAATGAACTCTTCCTTGAATTTAAGATGCATCGTAAATAA
- a CDS encoding ABC transporter permease, translating into MGNKLSPISKAFLVLIFLILYAPIFFLVFYSFNSGGTMYDFKGFTMEWYKELFQDTRLLIIVLNTLVIALLSALIATIIGVIGAIGIRSFTSSKARNTVLSLNNVLIVSPDVIIGASFLILFTMAGIKLGFYSVLLSHIAFSIPIVVLLVLPKLQEMSPTLIDAARDLGASRWDVLTKVILPYILPGIFAGFFMALTYSLDDFAVTFFVTGNGFSTLSVEIYSLARRGISLNINALSTLLFVVTLLLVVVYYYITQRVRQTGMGGKR; encoded by the coding sequence TTGGGCAATAAATTATCACCAATATCAAAAGCGTTTCTCGTGTTGATTTTTCTCATACTCTATGCACCGATTTTCTTTTTAGTCTTTTACTCTTTTAACAGCGGTGGAACGATGTATGATTTTAAAGGGTTCACGATGGAGTGGTACAAAGAGCTATTCCAAGATACAAGGCTGTTGATCATTGTATTGAATACACTTGTGATCGCTTTATTATCTGCACTGATCGCCACTATCATAGGGGTGATAGGGGCCATTGGAATTCGGTCCTTTACGAGCAGTAAAGCTAGGAATACGGTATTGTCATTGAATAATGTATTGATTGTCAGTCCCGATGTCATCATCGGTGCCTCCTTCCTGATTTTATTCACAATGGCCGGGATCAAGCTTGGATTCTACTCGGTACTGTTGTCGCATATCGCTTTCAGCATCCCGATCGTTGTGCTGCTGGTCCTTCCGAAACTTCAGGAAATGAGCCCTACCTTAATTGATGCGGCCCGAGATTTAGGGGCAAGTCGGTGGGATGTATTGACGAAGGTCATCCTGCCATACATCTTACCAGGTATCTTTGCTGGTTTTTTTATGGCATTGACTTATTCCCTTGATGATTTTGCGGTTACGTTCTTTGTGACCGGTAATGGCTTTTCCACTCTATCTGTGGAAATCTATTCATTGGCCCGCCGTGGAATTTCATTGAATATCAATGCCCTATCGACACTGCTATTCGTCGTGACACTACTGTTGGTTGTCGTTTATTACTATATAACTCAACGTGTAAGGCAAACGGGAATGGGGGGGAAACGATGA